The following coding sequences lie in one Spinacia oleracea cultivar Varoflay chromosome 1, BTI_SOV_V1, whole genome shotgun sequence genomic window:
- the LOC110795084 gene encoding uncharacterized protein has translation MQPEKSPRMDIGELKAHLFKKVGPDRFRRYFYSLNRFINQKLSKSDFDKSCHRLLGRENLPLHNQIIKAILKNACSAKTPPPSVHEAGPAKSAIATGKSLSVIEDGHAPAAIVSQNQSSVAPVWSNGVVLTMSPRKVRSGIRERKFKDRPSPLGPNGKVDSASHHATDDSGMKIENGDLMDFTPCDYQRPLQPPRGLAEQPENEERLTIKKSVDIPGVIRSKDQNNVAAFADGEVAEHASLLKVSKSPLTAPLGIPFCSASAGGARKSLPVTHIGDYVSCFDIAGLSDSEMLRRRMEQIAAAQGLCGVTTECANTLNNMLDVYLKQLVRSCLELVGSRSTSDTSMYAVQKQQTHNKLINGVFPSNHLHMQSGGGPPLEEQRVHHSVSLLDFKVAMELNPQQLGEDWPLLLEKISMQTFEE, from the coding sequence atgcAACCCGAAAAGAGTCCGCGAATGGATATTGGTGAGCTCAAAGCTCATTTATTCAAGAAGGTTGGCCCAGACAGGTTTAGGAGGTATTTCTATAGTTTGAACAGGTTTATAAATCAGAAGTTAAGTAAGAGTGACTTTGATAAGTCTTGTCATCGGTTACTTGGGAGGGAAAACCTCCCTTTACATAATCAGATTATAAAGGCCATTCTGAAGAATGCTTGTAGTGCCAAGACCCCTCCTCCGTCCGTCCACGAAGCGGGTCCCGCAAAATCGGCTATAGCAACTGGAAAGAGCTTGTCTGTAATAGAGGATGGACATGCTCCTGCTGCAATTGTGTCCCAGAATCAAAGCTCAGTTGCCCCTGTTTGGTCAAATGGGGTTGTTTTGACTATGTCTCCGAGAAAGGTGAGGTCTGGGATCCGTGAAAGGAAGTTTAAAGATAGGCCGAGTCCTCTTGGGCCGAATGGGAAGGTAGATTCTGCATCACATCATGCTACAGATGATAGTGGCATGAAGATTGAAAATGGGGATTTGATGGATTTTACTCCTTGCGATTACCAGCGACCTTTGCAGCCACCACGAGGGCTGGCTGAGCAACCAGAGAATGAAGAGAGACTGACAATAAAGAAATCTGTAGATATTCCAGGTGTCATTCGAAGTAAAGACCAGAATAACGTAGCTGCTTTTGCAGATGGGGAAGTGGCGGAACACGCTAGTCTGTTAAAGGTCTCCAAGAGTCCTCTAACTGCTCCTCTTGGAATTCCGTTTTGCTCAGCGAGTGCTGGTGGAGCCCGCAAATCATTACCTGTGACTCACATTGGTGATTATGTTAGCTGCTTTGATATTGCCGGATTGTCTGACAGTGAGATGCTAAGGAGGCGAATGGAGCAGATAGCAGCTGCACAGGGTCTTTGTGGGGTTACAACGGAATGTGCTAATACCTTAAATAACATGTTGGATGTATATTTAAAGCAATTAGTGAGGTCTTGTTTAGAGTTAGTTGGTAGTAGATCTACAAGTGACACGTCAATGTATGCTGTTCAGAAGCAGCAAACTCACAACAAGCTTATCAACGGTGTCTTTCCCAGTAATCATTTACATATGCAAAGTGGTGGTGGTCCTCCTTTAGAAGAACAAAGAGTTCATCATTCTGTTTCTCTGCTTGATTTTAAGGTCGCAATGGAGCTAAATCCTCAACAACTTGGAGAAGATTGGCCTTTGCTGTTGGAGAAGATATCCATGCAGACATTTGAAGAATAA
- the LOC110795085 gene encoding E3 ubiquitin-protein ligase MBR2 — MEEYSSRRSSGGLAITRRGPSLVLRDSADNNRDRNVQVCSRVGCSSRLNSMKEAQTGSPSKVKTSKTPFRSSAQGKESIGSSSRTMASPITTKKSFSGSKKKLSSHLDTDSETCSLQEESEEVSGKSQMRVHPEPEDNDHSEATSSEAGSSSSGSTSRFLKRNTPRFGLGRQDSAASSSASFGFKPANQGARTGGTSTSRYNLRQLKCNSISDVVPSGSSPSLESNLSRKRDTGGRKRIGEAESSLSVRGKKINGSMLDDRRNDYSNRGISISDSRRTRSSSPGNNDAAPVRTRRLSARTRLSNQESRDRLPLVESARMSPSSPQPDLSTDEIDFSLENQFSGQTSANSLSSLGRPGSGSEHMRTNRSSGPYDAGIARSFMNRDTLRQYNLDGIAEMLLALERIENEEDPTYEQLLSLESNLFLGGLSFHDQHRDMRLDIDNMSYEELLALEEMMGTVSTAVPENVLDRCLERSIYQGIAECREEENDVKCSICQEEYAEKEELGRLSCDHRYHYECVNQWLKLKNWCPVCKTSVASPPP; from the exons ATGGAAGAATATTCCAGTAGAAGATCTTCTGGTGGACTTGCTATCACTAGAAGAGGGCCTAGCCTTGTTTTGAGAGACTCAGCTGATAACAACAGAGATCGAAATGTTCAGGTTTGCAGCCGAGTTGGATGCAGTAGCAGGTTGAACTCGATGAAGGAGGCCCAAACTGGCTCTCCCAGTAAAGTCAAAACTTCAAAAACTCCTTTCCGTTCATCTGCACAGGGAAAGGAAAGCATTGGGAGTTCATCCAGAACTATGGCTTCTCCTATTactacaaaaaaatcattttcaggCTCGAAAAAGAAATTGTCTTCCCACCTTGATACTGATTCAGAAACGTGCAGTCTACAAGAGGAATCCGAGGAAGTTTCTGGAAAGTCCCAGATGAGGGTTCATCCCGAGCCAGAAGATAATGATCATTCCGAAGCTACATCTTCTGAAGCTGGAAGTTCCAGCTCGGGATCCACTAGCAGATTTTTGAAGAGAAATACTCCGAGGTTTGGGTTGGGGCGCCAAGATTCTGCTGCAAGTTCTTCTGCTTCATTCGGTTTTAAACCGGCCAACCAAGGGGCAAGAACTGGTGGTACTAGTACAAGCAGGTACAATCTGAGGCAATTAAAATGTAACTCAATCTCTGACGTTGTACCATCAGGTTCTTCTCCCTCTCTTGAGTCAAATCTTAGTAGGAAGAGGGACACTGGTGGCAGGAAAAGGATTGGTGAAGCTGAGAGTAGTTTATCTGTGAGAGGTAAGAAGATCAATGGTAGTATGTTGGATGATAGGAGGAATGACTATTCCAATCGTGGAATCTCGATCTCTGATTCAAGGCGTACCAGAAGCTCGAGTCCTGGTAATAACGATGCTGCACCAGTTAGGACTCGGAGGTTATCTGCTAGAACAAGGCTTTCAAATCAGGAAAGTCGGGACAGATTGCCATTAGTTGAGTCAGCCCGAATGAGCCCGTCTTCACCTCAACCTGACTTGTCAACTGATGAAATTGATTTCAGTTTGGAAAATCAGTTCTCTGGCCAAACTTCAGCTAATTCTTTGAGCTCTCTAGGTAGACCAGGCAGCGGCAGTGAACACATGCGGACTAATAGGTCTAGTGGTCCCTATGATGCTGGCATTGCTCGTTCTTTTATGAACCGTGATACCTTAAGACAGTACAACTTAGATGGGATTGCAGAG ATGTTATTAGCACTAGAGAGAATTGAAAATGAAGAAGACCCAACATATGAG CAATTGCTTTCTCTGGAATCTAATCTTTTCCTAGGAGGACTTTCGTTCCATGACCAGCACAGGGACATGAGGCTGGATATAGATAATATGTCTTATGAG GAACTGTTAGCTTTAGAAGAGATGATGGGAACTGTGAGTACAGCAGTGCCAGAAAATGTTTTGGACAGGTGCCTTGAAAGAAGCATCTACCAGGGTATTGCAGAATGTAGAGAGGAAGAGAATGATGTCAAATGCAGTATATGCCAG GAAGAATATGCAGAGAAGGAAGAATTGGGAAGACTGAGTTGTGATCACAGATACCATTATGAGTGTGTTAATCAGTGGTTGAAACTCAAGAATTGGTGTCCCGTATGCAAGACGTCTGTAGCATCTCCGCCTCCCTGa
- the LOC110795086 gene encoding uncharacterized protein, with protein METSVRRSSIGGKETKRGTSPSSSTIKKTSPKPSSSSSTPTDENTTKSVPNYLKPTMSSSLDFSRIPAKKSTTDHGFAQKPAVDRRRSFERPPPSSQVSRAIRGPPSGTRDIKPQRSSSFSIKSTNTPSSAAAASTRPGSEKLYARTSSLKDRKVVGPQMSKSYSLKRTAFPSTSSKKEPTSLTSSSSSSSAAKKPPRSVTSESSVDYESRSSVDHLIIEDDFVNIDDSEVQSLPEMSEMPESSRELADPTNVEVEEEVEHVEEAHPKERIVVVEEEDHQPCHEHVMEEEEEPAVEKQSEKTDHHQSVEQESAVVDDQTKVELAEEQNLVRNEQDESDIKVVEVVPTETMVEETIMEEEMEEQDNRVTEKEEEKTEEEDEKMVEEVKEEKMVEQVKEEKMVEETVRSLPADTAVAAAASATATATATGKTQGSAAGKKDKQAYNDVIEETATKLMGNKSKNKVLALAGAFETVISLQDTKKS; from the coding sequence ATGGAAACATCAGTGAGGAGAAGTAGTATTGGTGGGAAAGAAACAAAGAGGGGAACATCTCCTTCAAGTTCCACCATTAAGAAAACATCTCCTAaaccttcatcttcatcttcaacccCAACTGATGAAAACACAACCAAATCTGTCCCTAATTATCTGAAACCCACCATGAGTTCGAGTCTGGATTTCTCAAGAATCCCTGCTAAGAAGTCAACTACTGATCATGGCTTTGCTCAAAAACCAGCTGTTGATAGAAGAAGATCCTTCGAAAGACCACCACCATCATCCCAAGTTAGCAGAGCTATTCGAGGTCCACCTAGTGGGACCCGCGACATTAAACCTCAAAGATCATCCTCTTTCTCAATCAAGTCAACTAACACTCCTTCCTCCGCCGCCGCCGCCTCGACAAGGCCGGGGTCGGAGAAGTTGTATGCAAGGACATCGAGCTTGAAGGATAGGAAGGTGGTAGGACCTCAGATGAGTAAGTCTTATAGTCTCAAGAGGACTGCATTTCCATCAACAAGTTCCAAAAAAGAACCAACATCATTaacatcatcttcatcttcatcttctgcTGCAAAGAAGCCTCCTAGGAGTGTAACCTCAGAATCAAGTGTAGATTATGAGAGTAGATCATCAGTTGATCATTTGATTATCGAGgatgattttgtgaatattgaTGACAGTGAGGTTCAGTCTCTTCCTGAAATGTCTGAGATGCCTGAAAGTAGCAGGGAGTTGGCTGACCCTACTAATGTAGAGGTTGAAGAAGAAGTCGAGCACGTTGAAGAAGCTCACCCAAAGGAAAGGATTGTGGTTGTGGAGGAAGAAGATCATCAGCCTTGTCATGAACATGtaatggaggaggaggaggagcctGCAGTAGAAAAACAGAGTGAAAAAACCGATCATCATCAGAGTGTTGAACAAGAATCTGCAGTAGTTGATGATCAGACAAAGGTTGAGCTTGCAGAAGAACAGAATCTGGTAAGGAATGAGCAAGATGAGTCTGATATAAAGGTAGTTGAAGTTGTTCCAACTGAAACAATGGTTGAAGAAACGATTATGGAGGAAGAAATGGAGGAACAAGATAACAGAGTGACTGAAAAGGAAGAGGAAAAaacagaagaagaagatgagaaGATGGTTGAAGAAGTAAAAGAGGAGAAGATGGTTGAACAAGTAAAAGAGGAGAAGATGGTTGAAGAAACTGTCCGCAGTTTACCTGCAGATActgctgttgctgctgctgctagtGCTACTGCTACTGCTACTGCAACAGGGAAAACACAGGGTTCGGCGGCGGGGAAGAAAGATAAGCAAGCTTATAATGATGTGATTGAAGAGACAGCAACTAAGCTTATGGGAAACAAATCAAAGAACAAGGTTCTGGCATTAGCTGGGGCTTTTGAGACTGTCATTTCTTTGCAGGACACTAAAAAGAGCTGA
- the LOC130465645 gene encoding uncharacterized protein, with translation MSPNYNDGTRKWSLLNKLKRVVKKLNVILTSTYKFNQWRLASISILRGSSTRRYTRHLSFKDEMGLYNGCSNDVLMNEDSNEINKRDLSSFRSFGRMNNYNKNNYGVEDIDTRADLFIENFHRQLRMERQISLELRYCNYNNK, from the coding sequence ATGAGTCCTAATTATAATGATGGTACAAGGAAATGGTCATTGTTAAACAAGCTAAAAAGGGTTGTTAAGAAGCTAAATGTGATCTTAACTTCAACGTATAAGTTTAATCAATGGAGATTAGCTTCGATATCGATTCTTCGAGGCTCGTCGACTAGGCGTTACACCCGGCATTTGAGCTTCAAAGATGAGATGGGGTTGTATAATGGATGTTCAAATGATGTATTGATGAATGAAGATAGTAATGAAATAAATAAGCGCGATTTGAGTTCATTTAGAAGCTTTGGAAGGATGAATAATtacaataagaataattatGGTGTTGAAGATATTGATACAAGggcagatttgtttattgagaATTTTCATCGACAACTTCGGATGGAAAGACAGATTTCTTTGGAGCTTAGATATTGCAATTATAATAACAAATGA